One region of Chloroflexota bacterium genomic DNA includes:
- a CDS encoding glycerol-3-phosphate acyltransferase, with protein MNILNLVAAAALGYLLGSIPFGYLVGSLWGVDVREEGSGRTGGTNVWRATHRTIPVALTLFGDTFKGVAAVLIARNFLEPPEATAALAGAAAVLGHIWPLFLNFNGGAGGSTAAITWIALNPVVGIPNLIYALFVFAFGRYASLATLTVGVSGVILAVLLLIVRPDLVGIWDVVFGLIVTIAMVITLQPNLRRLRQGSERRIDLW; from the coding sequence GTGAATATCCTGAACCTGGTTGCAGCAGCGGCCCTTGGCTATCTCCTGGGCTCGATTCCTTTTGGTTACCTGGTGGGCAGCCTGTGGGGCGTCGATGTTCGCGAAGAAGGCAGCGGCCGTACCGGCGGCACCAATGTCTGGCGAGCTACCCACAGGACGATTCCAGTTGCATTGACTCTCTTTGGCGATACCTTCAAAGGGGTGGCTGCGGTCTTGATCGCGCGCAACTTCCTTGAGCCGCCAGAGGCGACCGCTGCACTGGCCGGGGCTGCAGCCGTGCTCGGCCACATCTGGCCGCTGTTTCTCAACTTCAACGGGGGTGCAGGAGGATCGACGGCCGCCATTACGTGGATTGCACTCAATCCAGTTGTAGGGATTCCCAACCTGATATATGCTCTGTTTGTCTTCGCGTTTGGCCGCTATGCCTCTCTCGCTACCCTGACGGTCGGTGTAAGCGGCGTAATCCTGGCGGTACTCTTGTTGATCGTCCGTCCCGATCTTGTAGGAATCTGGGACGTGGTGTTTGGCCTGATCGTAACGATTGCAATGGTGATCACGCTTCAGCCTAATCTTCGTCGCCTGCGCCAGGGAAGCGAGCGACGGATTGATCTTTGGTAG
- the glyA gene encoding serine hydroxymethyltransferase codes for MLHQQDPELYNAIEAERERQSDGIELIASENYVSPAVLAALGSVLTNKYAEGYPGRRYYGGCQYVDVIEELALTRAKTLFGADHANVQPHSGAQANAAVYLALLKPGDTVLGLKLDHGGHLTHGSTFNFSGKLYNFQHYGVDRVSERIDCDELARLADAHQPRLIVAGASAYPRWFDFPRLREIADSVGAFLMMDMAHIAGLVAAGLHPDPVPYCDVITTTTHKTLRGPRGGLILSKKNLQKKIDSAVFPGTQGGPLMHVISAKAVAFGEALQPGFKAYSQRILDNAQALASGLQEEGLRLVSGGTDNHLILVDLRAAGISGKAAEKALDNAGIHTNKNMIPFDPAKPTVSSGIRLGTPAVTTRGMGPAEMRKIAGWIGEITHDVGNEGLQERIRAEIRLLCSGFPVPA; via the coding sequence ATGCTACATCAACAGGACCCCGAACTGTATAATGCCATTGAGGCAGAGCGAGAACGCCAGAGCGATGGTATCGAGTTAATTGCATCGGAGAATTACGTGAGTCCCGCGGTTTTGGCCGCGCTGGGCTCGGTCTTGACCAATAAATACGCCGAAGGTTATCCCGGGCGTCGCTATTATGGCGGTTGTCAATATGTCGACGTGATTGAAGAGTTGGCGTTAACGAGAGCGAAGACGCTCTTTGGAGCTGACCATGCCAACGTGCAGCCCCACAGTGGTGCGCAAGCCAATGCCGCTGTCTATCTGGCGTTGCTTAAGCCGGGCGACACCGTGCTTGGACTTAAACTCGATCACGGTGGCCATCTCACTCACGGCTCCACGTTCAACTTCAGCGGCAAGCTGTACAACTTCCAGCACTATGGCGTGGATCGGGTGTCAGAACGAATCGACTGTGATGAACTGGCGCGCCTGGCAGACGCTCATCAGCCGCGGTTGATCGTGGCTGGCGCCAGCGCCTATCCCCGCTGGTTCGATTTTCCCCGCCTGCGAGAGATAGCGGACAGCGTCGGTGCTTTTTTGATGATGGATATGGCCCACATCGCCGGCCTGGTTGCCGCGGGCCTTCATCCCGATCCAGTGCCATACTGCGATGTGATCACCACGACTACGCACAAGACCCTGCGGGGTCCCCGGGGCGGCCTGATCCTGAGCAAGAAGAACCTGCAGAAGAAGATCGACAGCGCTGTTTTCCCGGGCACGCAGGGTGGCCCGCTGATGCACGTGATTTCCGCCAAGGCAGTTGCCTTTGGGGAAGCGTTGCAGCCTGGGTTCAAGGCTTATTCTCAACGGATCCTGGACAACGCCCAGGCCTTAGCTTCCGGATTGCAGGAAGAGGGCCTGCGATTGGTGAGTGGTGGTACCGACAATCACCTGATCCTGGTTGACCTGCGCGCTGCCGGCATATCGGGCAAGGCAGCTGAAAAAGCCCTCGATAACGCCGGCATCCACACCAACAAAAATATGATTCCCTTCGACCCTGCCAAGCCTACCGTTTCCAGTGGCATCCGCTTGGGCACACCTGCAGTGACGACTCGTGGCATGGGCCCGGCGGAAATGCGCAAAATCGCCGGCTGGATCGGTGAGATTACCCATGATGTCGGGAACGAGGGCCTACAGGAGCGTATTCGAGCTGAAATCCGCCTTCTTTGCAGCGGATTTCCAGTGCCTGCGTGA
- the rlmB gene encoding 23S rRNA (guanosine(2251)-2'-O)-methyltransferase RlmB gives MIENLYGRHAVHEALRAGRRRFYKLILGANVKETGLIQDIVHLASKARCQIQRVEKQRLDRALPGVRHQGVLLETGVYPYVPLETMLETAEVLQEPPLMLLLDHLEDPQNLATLLRTAEAMGVQGVVIPQRRAAGVTPAVVNASAGAVEHLSVARVNNMSRSIDALKKGGLWVAGLEDRPDAQALARCDLTGPLAIVVGAEGKGLSRLVREKCDWLIRIPMMGRIQSLNAAVAGSVVLVAARTAREIGS, from the coding sequence GTGATTGAAAACCTGTACGGCCGGCATGCAGTCCACGAGGCGTTGCGGGCAGGCCGGAGACGTTTCTACAAACTGATCCTGGGGGCCAATGTCAAGGAGACTGGCCTGATTCAGGATATTGTGCACCTGGCATCCAAGGCCAGGTGTCAGATTCAACGGGTCGAAAAACAGCGTCTGGACAGGGCTTTGCCCGGCGTGCGGCACCAGGGCGTGTTACTGGAGACGGGGGTTTACCCTTATGTGCCTTTGGAGACCATGCTGGAAACTGCTGAGGTCCTTCAGGAGCCTCCGCTGATGCTGTTGTTAGATCATCTGGAGGATCCCCAGAATCTTGCTACGCTGTTGCGCACGGCCGAGGCGATGGGTGTGCAGGGCGTTGTGATCCCGCAGCGGCGGGCCGCAGGGGTAACCCCAGCTGTCGTCAATGCTTCGGCCGGCGCCGTTGAGCACCTCTCGGTCGCCCGGGTCAACAATATGAGCCGGAGCATCGATGCGCTCAAGAAAGGCGGTCTGTGGGTTGCCGGACTGGAGGATAGACCCGATGCGCAGGCTTTGGCCCGGTGCGATCTGACCGGCCCCCTGGCGATCGTTGTGGGCGCCGAAGGCAAGGGGCTTAGCCGGCTTGTTCGTGAGAAGTGCGATTGGCTGATACGTATCCCTATGATGGGCCGGATTCAGTCTCTGAATGCAGCGGTTGCTGGCTCGGTCGTCTTAGTGGCAGCCCGCACAGCTCGGGAGATTGGCTCTTGA
- the cysS gene encoding cysteine--tRNA ligase — MALQVYNTLSRKKEAFETIETGKVRLYVCGPTVYDKAHVGHAMSSIVFDVVRRYLEYRGFQVRHVMNFTDVDDKIIARSLETGQDPFEIANRYISEYKRHIDELNILPATQYPLVSETIGEIIEMVQTLHESRYAYESGGDVYYRVRQDEDYGKLSRRTTDKALSGTRVETDESKEDANDFALWKAQKPGEPAWNSPWGPGRPGWHIECSAMALKHLGQQIDIHGGGNDLIFPHHENEIAQTESCTGKSFARYWMHNGMLQLSGEKMSKSLGNLVTVDDFLAGHEADVLRLLILSSHYRKPLSFNERVIADNERGLARLRTALKPPAGSQVSGQEVDALLTAVETARANYVTAMDDDFNTAGALGHIFDLVSAINRARDAGIGGEPFETAQALIRELTGVLGLRLEETGSAWAEATPFIDLLVETRARLREAKQWQLADELRDRLTGLGIVIEDTREGSTWHFG; from the coding sequence ATGGCTCTTCAAGTCTATAACACATTGTCCCGCAAAAAAGAGGCCTTTGAGACCATTGAAACAGGCAAGGTACGCCTGTATGTGTGTGGACCGACTGTATATGACAAGGCTCACGTGGGGCATGCCATGTCCTCCATCGTCTTCGACGTGGTGCGGCGTTACCTGGAATACCGCGGCTTCCAGGTGCGTCATGTCATGAACTTCACCGATGTGGACGACAAGATCATTGCGCGTTCGCTGGAGACCGGGCAGGACCCGTTTGAAATCGCCAATCGCTACATATCAGAATACAAGCGCCACATCGACGAGTTGAATATCCTGCCGGCCACGCAATACCCGCTAGTATCCGAAACCATCGGTGAAATCATTGAAATGGTGCAGACGTTACACGAATCACGCTACGCCTACGAATCGGGCGGCGATGTCTATTATCGGGTGCGTCAGGATGAGGACTATGGCAAGCTGAGCCGCCGCACGACCGACAAGGCTCTGAGTGGCACCCGGGTCGAGACGGACGAAAGCAAGGAAGATGCCAATGATTTTGCGCTCTGGAAGGCGCAGAAACCGGGTGAGCCTGCCTGGAATAGCCCCTGGGGACCAGGACGTCCCGGCTGGCATATCGAGTGCTCCGCCATGGCTCTGAAGCACCTGGGCCAGCAGATCGATATCCATGGCGGTGGAAACGACCTGATCTTCCCGCATCACGAAAACGAGATCGCGCAGACCGAGAGTTGCACCGGCAAGTCCTTTGCCCGTTACTGGATGCATAATGGCATGCTGCAGCTGAGCGGCGAGAAGATGTCCAAGAGTCTGGGTAACCTGGTGACGGTGGATGACTTTCTTGCCGGGCACGAGGCTGATGTCCTGCGATTGCTCATCCTTTCCTCCCATTATCGCAAGCCCCTGTCTTTCAACGAAAGGGTGATTGCCGATAACGAACGAGGGCTGGCGCGCCTTCGTACGGCGCTCAAGCCGCCGGCAGGCAGCCAGGTCTCCGGACAGGAAGTGGACGCGTTGCTGACCGCCGTCGAAACAGCGCGGGCGAACTATGTTACGGCGATGGACGATGACTTCAACACTGCCGGGGCACTCGGGCACATTTTCGATCTTGTTTCGGCGATCAATCGGGCCAGGGATGCGGGTATAGGCGGCGAGCCCTTCGAGACAGCCCAGGCGCTGATCAGGGAGCTGACGGGAGTTCTTGGACTGAGGCTCGAAGAAACGGGCAGCGCCTGGGCTGAAGCTACACCCTTCATCGATCTTCTGGTGGAAACCCGTGCCAGGTTGAGAGAGGCCAAACAATGGCAGCTTGCCGACGAGTTGAGGGATCGGCTGACCGGGTTAGGCATCGTTATCGAAGACACCCGCGAGGGCAGTACCTGGCATTTTGGCTAG
- a CDS encoding TRAM domain-containing protein: MAVDKIFRIIGFIVFAIIGWYIGIVLAGSSELTVDTLKWAIPAALISAIFGAMIAPWITTKPARYVRRVIGQLPVQQLIAAIIGVIIGLIVAALLAIPLSRLPSPFGDVLPAVGAVVFGYLGITAMTMRAQDITDLMGGRFRRSTAQEPVETENSAQDPEKDFEAERTPVLLDSSVIIDGRIADISQTGFIMGPMLIPRFVLNEVQYIADSADALRRNRGRRGLDMLNRLQQESAVPVIISDMDVQNVRHVDDKLVQLAKKLQCPVVTNDFNLNQVAQLQGVDVLNINALANAVKVLVLPGETIRVTVIDEGKEMGQGVGYLDDGTMVVVENGHRHIESEIDVQVTKVLQTNAGRMIFGQPQERR; this comes from the coding sequence GTGGCAGTCGATAAAATCTTTCGTATCATTGGATTTATCGTTTTTGCAATCATTGGTTGGTACATCGGCATTGTCCTCGCTGGTTCATCCGAACTTACCGTCGATACCCTGAAATGGGCGATTCCTGCCGCACTCATCAGCGCCATATTTGGCGCTATGATAGCACCCTGGATTACGACCAAACCGGCACGCTACGTGCGCCGGGTAATCGGGCAACTTCCGGTGCAGCAACTCATAGCGGCCATCATCGGTGTGATCATCGGTCTCATCGTGGCAGCGTTGCTGGCTATACCGCTTTCTCGACTCCCATCACCCTTCGGTGACGTGCTGCCGGCGGTCGGTGCCGTCGTGTTCGGTTATCTCGGGATTACCGCCATGACGATGCGGGCTCAGGATATCACTGACCTGATGGGTGGTCGCTTCAGGCGTTCCACAGCCCAGGAACCGGTCGAAACTGAGAATTCGGCACAGGATCCGGAAAAGGATTTTGAGGCCGAACGCACGCCGGTCCTCCTGGATAGCAGCGTGATCATCGATGGGCGGATTGCCGATATCAGCCAGACCGGCTTCATCATGGGGCCCATGCTGATCCCTCGCTTCGTGCTCAACGAAGTGCAATACATCGCCGACTCGGCCGATGCCCTGCGCCGGAATCGAGGGCGCCGGGGGCTCGACATGCTGAATCGACTTCAGCAGGAATCTGCCGTGCCGGTGATCATCAGCGATATGGATGTGCAAAATGTTCGCCATGTCGACGACAAGCTGGTCCAGTTGGCCAAAAAGCTCCAATGTCCCGTAGTCACCAACGATTTTAATCTCAATCAGGTAGCCCAACTCCAGGGCGTAGATGTGCTCAATATCAATGCGCTGGCCAATGCGGTCAAGGTGTTGGTGCTACCCGGAGAGACGATCCGGGTCACCGTAATTGACGAGGGCAAGGAGATGGGTCAGGGGGTTGGCTATCTGGACGACGGTACCATGGTCGTGGTTGAAAATGGGCATCGTCATATCGAGAGCGAGATCGATGTCCAGGTAACCAAGGTGCTTCAGACCAACGCGGGGCGGATGATTTTTGGCCAGCCCCAGGAACGGCGCTAG
- the rplT gene encoding 50S ribosomal protein L20 — MTRVKRGVTARARHRKVLKLTKGQKGSKHLLFRRANEAMLKSLWYAHRDRRNRKRDFRRLWIARINAASRLNGLSYSRLIYGLKRADIALDRKVLADIAVRDAATFSQLTELAQESLI, encoded by the coding sequence ATGACACGAGTTAAACGTGGTGTGACGGCTCGAGCCCGTCACCGCAAAGTACTGAAGCTGACAAAGGGTCAGAAGGGTTCCAAGCACCTGCTCTTCCGACGTGCCAACGAAGCGATGTTAAAATCGCTTTGGTATGCTCATCGCGATCGTCGGAACCGCAAGCGTGACTTTCGACGCCTGTGGATTGCCCGTATCAATGCCGCTTCCCGGCTGAATGGATTAAGCTACAGCCGCCTGATTTACGGCCTGAAGCGGGCAGACATTGCCCTGGACCGGAAAGTGCTGGCCGATATCGCCGTTCGTGATGCGGCAACTTTTTCGCAATTGACCGAGCTTGCTCAGGAGTCGTTGATCTAG
- the rpmI gene encoding 50S ribosomal protein L35 has protein sequence MPKIKTHKSTAKRFRYSGTGKLMRMRQGKGHLRRKKSSKVKATYRYAHEVEAKGERDRVKRLAPYK, from the coding sequence GTGCCAAAGATTAAGACTCACAAATCGACTGCCAAACGCTTCAGGTACTCCGGCACCGGCAAACTCATGCGAATGCGCCAGGGCAAGGGCCACTTGCGGCGAAAAAAGTCGTCGAAGGTAAAGGCCACATACCGCTACGCCCACGAGGTTGAAGCCAAGGGCGAGCGCGACCGCGTTAAGCGCCTGGCTCCCTACAAGTAG
- the infC gene encoding translation initiation factor IF-3 — protein MTITQKGVVISSKTQRINEGIRAPELRVISADGKQLGVMPRSEALALAQEQDTDLVEVAPQARPPVCRLMDFGKFQYEKAKRDREARKAQKQVDVKEVRLRPKTGQHDIDVGLRRARRFLNDGAKVKVRVRFRGREITHPEVARDLLARFAAELEDVSEIEKRPGMEGRSLLMILAPKVDKK, from the coding sequence GTGACAATCACCCAAAAGGGGGTTGTGATCAGCAGCAAAACGCAACGAATAAATGAAGGCATCAGGGCGCCCGAGTTGAGAGTAATCAGTGCCGACGGCAAGCAACTCGGTGTTATGCCGCGATCTGAAGCCCTGGCATTGGCTCAGGAACAGGATACCGATCTGGTGGAGGTAGCCCCTCAAGCAAGGCCGCCCGTCTGTCGCCTGATGGACTTCGGTAAGTTCCAGTACGAAAAAGCAAAGCGGGACCGTGAAGCCCGCAAAGCCCAGAAGCAAGTTGATGTCAAAGAAGTGCGCCTTCGCCCAAAAACCGGCCAGCACGATATTGACGTGGGATTGCGTCGAGCCCGGCGTTTTCTCAACGATGGTGCCAAGGTCAAGGTACGGGTACGTTTCAGAGGCAGAGAGATCACCCATCCCGAAGTGGCCCGGGACCTTTTGGCCCGGTTTGCAGCCGAGTTGGAGGATGTTTCTGAAATTGAGAAACGGCCTGGCATGGAAGGGCGCAGCTTGTTAATGATTCTGGCCCCCAAGGTGGATAAGAAGTAA
- a CDS encoding PT domain-containing protein, whose protein sequence is MTRFRRLILLWLLVTITLSLSAAIPPAKALAPEAQTCTNLIANSGFEARHAWQRGNSASPARYVQSPVFDGFWAMQMGIRNQPNVNAYSSIRQRITIPSNASSAQVTFWVWTESEAGAGADKQELLLLPPGANERSGSEVAVLWRVLLNNPSWQQVTIPLNDYIGGTFDLYFNAYNDGFGGRTAMIVDNVSVTSCTGMPPTPSPTPTPPGSGVTISWVGDLNPSGNNPQTIDDQSALFVTVDVYAPGVTESVGQGAGIGCSLHFGEVNFFGEPWFNTDDVPMAYYQDAGNNDRYAINMGPLPAGLYEYTAWCSGNGGATKIWSDNSATGGNGRLTIIATTVTPAATGTPIPTAAPTFTPWPTLTTTPGVVINSVSNLYPGGNNPQTIDSTSALYISVDVFARYVTDSPGQGQGIFCFLHYGNVASFGGPWTNIIDAPMYYSGDAPGGSADRYGINLGSLSAGLYEYTAWCSGNGGTTKVWADTSAGGNGRLTVIGSPTAYPTSWPTVYPTVWPTAYPTLWPTVYPTVWPTVYPTVWPTVAPTVPAGCVDLIENGGFEWDGTWFLGETARPAAYVPTPYYAGTRSMRLGIAQELPNVDSFSSIRQDVYVPADTPRATIRFRYYPESYGTAGNLNYQELVLLDPNRGGATIELLWRVTENTSSWLLKEFDITRHRGKLLTVYFNVRNDGTRGPTAMYLDDVALLSCSEPLPVPVPYNLPKEEFIPFEEFMPPPEEFMPPPIDYMLTPPVVLIPDDLDIERLPTDILAPDVTVVTVEATGTTTPWPGIEDAMTPVPSSDEEEQIPTGGSPLQDILRTLAPWAGLLLLTVIVAVTVAVLASFLG, encoded by the coding sequence ATGACCCGTTTCCGCCGCCTCATCCTCCTGTGGCTGCTCGTCACAATAACACTGAGTCTAAGCGCGGCCATTCCGCCAGCCAAGGCTTTAGCTCCCGAAGCTCAGACGTGCACCAACCTGATTGCCAATAGTGGGTTCGAGGCTCGCCACGCCTGGCAACGAGGCAATAGTGCATCCCCTGCCCGCTATGTCCAGTCGCCGGTCTTCGACGGCTTCTGGGCCATGCAGATGGGCATCCGCAATCAACCGAATGTCAACGCCTACTCATCCATTCGACAAAGGATTACCATCCCATCGAATGCGAGCAGCGCCCAGGTAACCTTCTGGGTCTGGACCGAAAGCGAGGCTGGTGCCGGTGCCGACAAGCAAGAGTTGCTACTTCTGCCTCCTGGCGCCAACGAACGCAGCGGCAGCGAGGTGGCGGTACTCTGGCGGGTCCTGCTGAACAACCCCAGCTGGCAGCAAGTCACGATTCCTCTCAACGACTACATCGGCGGTACGTTCGACCTCTATTTCAATGCCTACAACGACGGTTTTGGTGGTCGCACGGCAATGATCGTGGACAATGTGAGCGTGACCAGTTGTACCGGGATGCCACCCACGCCTTCGCCCACCCCGACTCCGCCGGGCAGCGGCGTAACGATCAGCTGGGTCGGCGACCTGAACCCGTCCGGCAATAATCCACAGACCATCGATGATCAAAGTGCACTCTTCGTCACGGTGGACGTTTATGCGCCTGGCGTGACCGAATCCGTTGGACAGGGGGCTGGCATTGGCTGTAGCTTACATTTCGGTGAGGTCAATTTCTTCGGTGAACCCTGGTTCAATACCGACGATGTGCCGATGGCCTACTACCAGGACGCCGGCAACAACGACCGTTACGCCATAAATATGGGGCCGTTGCCCGCAGGACTCTATGAATACACCGCCTGGTGTTCGGGCAATGGCGGCGCCACAAAAATCTGGTCGGACAACAGTGCGACCGGTGGCAACGGCAGGCTGACGATTATTGCCACCACCGTAACCCCAGCAGCCACCGGTACCCCCATACCGACTGCAGCTCCCACTTTCACACCCTGGCCGACCCTTACCACTACCCCAGGCGTGGTGATCAACTCGGTGAGCAATTTGTATCCGGGCGGCAACAACCCGCAGACCATCGACAGCACCAGTGCCCTTTATATTTCCGTCGACGTCTTCGCGCGCTATGTCACCGATTCACCGGGACAGGGACAGGGCATCTTCTGTTTCTTGCACTACGGCAATGTCGCTTCTTTCGGTGGTCCGTGGACCAATATCATCGATGCACCGATGTATTATTCGGGTGACGCCCCGGGTGGCAGTGCCGACCGGTACGGCATCAATCTGGGATCCCTGTCCGCAGGCCTCTACGAATATACTGCCTGGTGCAGCGGCAACGGTGGCACGACCAAGGTTTGGGCTGACACCAGTGCCGGAGGCAACGGGCGATTGACCGTTATTGGCAGCCCAACGGCATATCCAACGTCGTGGCCAACAGTGTATCCGACAGTGTGGCCAACGGCGTACCCGACGTTGTGGCCCACGGTGTACCCGACAGTATGGCCGACGGTATATCCAACAGTGTGGCCAACGGTGGCTCCCACCGTTCCCGCAGGCTGTGTTGATCTGATCGAAAATGGTGGTTTCGAATGGGACGGTACATGGTTCCTTGGTGAAACCGCCCGGCCCGCGGCCTATGTGCCCACGCCCTATTATGCCGGCACCCGAAGCATGCGATTGGGAATTGCACAAGAACTGCCAAACGTCGATTCCTTCTCTTCCATACGGCAGGATGTGTACGTGCCGGCTGACACTCCAAGGGCAACGATCCGATTTCGCTATTATCCCGAGTCGTATGGGACTGCCGGCAATCTGAATTACCAGGAGTTGGTGTTGCTCGATCCGAACCGGGGTGGCGCAACGATTGAGCTGCTGTGGCGTGTCACGGAGAACACGTCCAGCTGGCTCCTTAAGGAGTTCGATATCACCCGCCACCGGGGCAAGCTGCTAACCGTCTATTTCAACGTTCGTAACGACGGAACGCGCGGCCCTACCGCGATGTACCTGGATGATGTGGCCTTGTTGAGCTGTTCAGAACCCCTGCCAGTGCCAGTGCCCTATAATCTTCCGAAAGAGGAGTTCATACCATTTGAGGAGTTTATGCCGCCGCCTGAGGAGTTTATGCCACCGCCGATCGACTATATGCTTACCCCCCCCGTTGTGCTCATCCCCGACGATCTCGACATCGAGAGGCTGCCGACAGATATACTGGCACCCGATGTGACCGTGGTTACCGTCGAAGCCACCGGAACGACTACCCCCTGGCCCGGGATCGAGGACGCCATGACTCCTGTTCCATCGTCGGATGAGGAGGAGCAGATTCCCACCGGCGGCTCTCCGTTACAGGATATCCTGCGCACGCTGGCACCATGGGCCGGGCTGCTCCTGTTGACGGTGATCGTCGCTGTGACGGTGGCCGTTCTTGCCTCTTTCCTTGGTTAA
- a CDS encoding GNAT family N-acetyltransferase — translation MERQIYRDAESLTELRAEWNTLLAQSQVNTPFLTWEWQTTWWNNLGTGDLWVVTWRDQGELVAIVPLYLTINAEGERQLDTIGCIEVSDYLDLIIAAGREEEVFRAFLDWLLGPEAPDWDVLALCNLAQHSPSHRYLPEHAAARGLHAITRLEDVCPVIQLPEDWETYLQTRLDKKQRHEIRRKKRKIQREADVNWYVVDDTRALDAEIDDFVRLHRLSAEAKEGFMTGEMEQFFRQIARAMYDSGWLSLAFIEVNGDKAASMLSLCYEDRCLLYNSGYDPNRYRELSPGIVLTGLVIEDAIDRGYSVFDFLQGDEVYKYRFGATDTAVYTTVIRRPEEKLTGSG, via the coding sequence TTGGAGCGTCAAATCTACCGCGACGCAGAAAGCTTGACAGAACTGCGGGCTGAGTGGAATACCCTGTTGGCCCAAAGCCAGGTCAATACGCCGTTCCTGACCTGGGAGTGGCAGACCACCTGGTGGAACAACCTGGGAACCGGAGATCTATGGGTCGTTACCTGGCGTGATCAGGGCGAGCTTGTCGCTATTGTTCCCCTCTACCTGACCATCAACGCAGAGGGAGAGCGGCAATTGGACACGATTGGCTGCATAGAAGTCTCCGATTACCTTGACCTGATCATCGCTGCCGGCCGCGAAGAAGAAGTCTTCAGGGCTTTCCTCGACTGGTTGCTGGGGCCCGAGGCGCCCGACTGGGATGTTCTGGCACTCTGCAACCTGGCGCAACATTCCCCCAGTCACCGGTATCTGCCTGAGCATGCTGCTGCCCGGGGTCTACACGCTATTACCCGCCTGGAGGACGTCTGCCCGGTTATCCAGTTGCCTGAAGATTGGGAAACTTATCTCCAGACGCGCCTGGATAAAAAACAGCGTCACGAAATAAGGCGAAAGAAGAGGAAGATTCAAAGAGAGGCTGATGTCAACTGGTACGTCGTTGACGACACCCGGGCCCTGGACGCGGAAATCGATGATTTTGTCCGGCTCCATCGCTTGAGCGCCGAGGCCAAAGAGGGCTTCATGACCGGGGAGATGGAACAGTTCTTTCGCCAGATTGCCCGGGCCATGTACGATTCGGGTTGGCTGAGTCTGGCCTTCATCGAGGTCAATGGCGACAAGGCGGCATCCATGCTCAGCCTATGCTACGAGGACCGCTGTCTGTTATATAACTCCGGCTATGATCCGAACAGGTATCGCGAACTGAGTCCGGGGATCGTATTGACCGGGTTGGTCATCGAGGACGCGATCGACCGAGGCTACTCGGTTTTCGATTTTCTCCAGGGTGATGAGGTCTACAAATACCGATTCGGCGCCACCGATACGGCGGTTTACACAACTGTCATTCGTCGGCCCGAGGAAAAACTGACCGGTTCCGGCTGA